The sequence TGTAATTGCTACTGCTGGTAATCTTAAAGTTGATGAGTTCAAATTTTGCGCGATCGCTACCGAGCATGTATTAGATGAAATTGTGAGAATACCGCAAGAAGTCATCGCAAATCCTGAATTGGCAGCCCATTTTTATGTATTGATTGAGGTATCGGAAGAAGAGGAAGAGGTTGTTATTAGAGGTTTTGTAACTCACAAGCAGTTGACAGAAATTAAAAGCAATTTAAGATTGTCAGCAGATGAAGGTTGTTATCATATTCCGCTGTCTTTGTTTGATATGGAACCGAGCCATTTGTTATTCTATCAGCGTTACGTACAAGCATCGGAATTTGCCGTACCCGTTGTAGGTAATAAAGTTACTCAAATAAGCGAAAATATATCAGAACTTGTCAGCATAACCACTACTAGATTAAGCCAATGGCTGCAAGGAGTAATCGATGAAGGTTGGCAAGCAATAGATTCTCTTTCTCAACCACAATTAAGTTTAGCTTTTAGCACTAGGAATATTGATAAAAGTGTCAAGAAAGCAAAAATAATTGATTTAGGGATAGATTTAGGTAATAAAAAAGTTGCTTTGTTAGTTCATATATCTCCTGAAAATTCTATCAACAATCAAGCTTCTGAGTCCAGCCAGGATAAAATTCATGTTTTAGCCCAATTATATCCAATGAATGGAGAAAAATTTCTACCGCAAAATACCAAATTACAATTGATTTCTAAAGCAGGCAAAGTTCTCCAAGAAGTCACTTCTAGAATTCAAGATAATTACATTCAGTTGAAACCTTTTAGAGGGGAAGCTGGGAAAAAATTTAGTATTCAGATAAGTTTGGAAGATGTAATTGTCAAAGAGAATTTTGAACTGTAAGTAATGATGCTAGTAATTAGGTATTTGATTGCATCATCTCCTATTTTTTATTAATGTGGATGGGAAAAGCAATATTATAAGATGAAATTATAATAGTATGCTAATTTAAATAAGTACAAGATAGGTAAGATAGATACAAAATAACTGATATTTAAAATCATTTTAAACAAAAGCAATATCAAATATCTAAAGCCAATTTCCTATTAACACGTAAGGTGCCCAAATTAAAGGCAATTCGTTGTTCCGTAAAATCTTAATTTGTGCTTGTTGTAGAGCTTTCGCTTTATTCAGTTTATTCTGTTGCAATTCTTGATAAAATTGATTCATTAATAGCGCGGTAGATTCATCTTCTACTGCCCATAAAGTAGCTAAAGTACTCCTAGTACCGGCACGAACTGCAATTCCTGAAAGCCCCAAACTTGCTCTTTTATCTCCATTTGCCGTGTCACAAGCGCTCAAAACCAATAATTCGATATTTTGAGCATCTGCGTTTGTATTAACTTGAAATAATTTATCAAAATCTTTGACTTTGAGCAGTTTGTTCCAAGTCAAAATATAGGTTTCGTCTGAGTTTGAACTAAAATTACCGTGGGTAGCAATATGAACTATCGTGTATTTCGCAGAATCAATTTGTTTCTCTAGGTTATTTTCGGTAAAAGATTGATTTAAAAGTTTTTTGCTGCTGGGTATTTGTGATTGAATTTTTTCTAATTCCATCCGTATATTTTGCAAAGGGCTGAATTGCCGATTGCCAATTAGCCGCTTTTCGCTAACTCCAGCCATAAGCATATTTAATTCTACCTTTTCTAAAGGTTTTGCTTCTAACATTTGTAAACCTGGAGTTAAAGCAATGGCATATTTTTCAATTAAATATTTTGGTTCTGTTTCCTGGGTTTGATTGTCGTAAAGTACAGCCATCGGTATATTTCTTAAATTACCATCTAAGACAAATACCAATGTTTGTATATTGTTCGCTTGCAAGTCTGCTTCTAACGGTTTAATTAACCATTTATATAATTTTCCAGATAGTTCTTTGACTTTATTTATTTGTTCTGGCTGTCTGAGGCTATACTGTAATTGTTCGATTGTATTTTCAAGCTCCTCTGCTTTCACAAGAGTCGTGTAGTTATTTAATTTATTTTTATTAGGTAATTTTAAAATTATTTCCAAACGATTTTGTAAAATAACTGGATAAATGACTGCTGCTGTGGCATCTAGTTTATCAACTACCCTATCAACAATCTGTGGCTTAGCTTTCAAACAAACTTCCTGAAAATAATCTTCTATTTCCCTTAATTGTAAAGCTTCAATCACATGGCGAGCTTTATTTATACTATTATAACTGATACTATTCTGTGATTTAGACTGAGTAATTTGAGAATTTGTAGGTTGTAAAAGTAAATCAACCAATTGTCTGTATGCTGGTTCAACATTATCTCTAAAAGAAAACTGTATATCTGGATTAAGTACGAGTAAATCTCCGCGTAAATTGTTCAAATTATCAACTGCTTGCGAGTAAGAATCTATTGCTTGGGGGATATTTTTTTGAATTTTATATATATATCCCAACTGCCATTGCCAAAGATAAGCAATGTCCTTTGCTTCTATTCTTAAAGCTAAGTCAATTGCTTTGTTCGTAAGTTGTTGGGCATCCGCTAAATGATTAGTTTGTAAATATATGCTGCCCAGGGTACCTATTGCATAAGCTTGCAATCTTGTATCTTCTAAAACTTCCGCTTGTTTAATGGCAGTAGCTAAAATTTGAGCTATATTTTCCCATTCCGGTGCATTCCCAGCACTAGCTTGTTTTAAGAAAAATAAATTTTTCCCTAACTTAATTTTAGCTTTAACTGATGTCTTTGATACTGGCAATTGATTGATAATTGATTCTAATTGAGAAGCTAATTTACCGGCTCGATCAAATTCTTTAAGCTCTATTAATACATTAACTAAATTTAATTGTGCTTTTGCTTGAATTGTGGGTGATGTTGATACTGCTGTAGCCCGCTCGTAAATTTTTGCTGCTTGTTGATATAATTTTATGACCTCTGGCAATATCGGTTTACTGACATAAACTAGCGGTGCTGTCTTTTCAAATAATATTGCGTTTTGTGAAGGCGAACGCAACTGATTTGCTTTGGCAAATTGAGCATTACCCAGGCTAAGTAAAGTTTCAGCTATTTGAGGAGCAGATTTAATTGTTACCGCGATGTTATAGCTTTGCTGTAAAGTGTTTAAAGAAGCATCTATTTCCCCAAGATATAGCTGAACATCACCAAAACTCCGCAATGCCGTTACTTTCAGAATCGAAGCTGGTTGTTTATTTACATCCGGAAGCAAGCCTCTTAAGATTTTAGAAGCTAGTCGATAGCGCCCTAATGCTTGTAAAGCAATGTTTTGATTAATCAAACTACGAATTTTTTCTGGCTGTAAATTTTGCTGCTGGTAAATAGCAGCGGCTTGTTTCCAGTTTTCTACTGCTAAAGTTGCTTTTCCTAAAGTTAGTTGTAGATTCGCTTGAATATCTAAAACTTGAGCAAATATTTTTAGTCTTTGGCTATCATCTTTTCTAGTGGCTTGAATTTCTAATATTTCCCGGCTTTGGGTAATATATTTCAAAGCCATATCGTATTTCCCAAGCTGTCTATAAGTGCTAGCAATATTGCTAAGTGCAAGAGATTGTTGAAGAGAATTATTTTGTATCTTAAAATTTTCTGCTGCTCGCTTTAAAACAGATATAGCTTCTAAATATTTTTCTTCGTCATAAAGTCTTTTCGCTTTTTCTAATAAACTTTGCGGTTTAATATTGTTTTCAGAAAGCCTTACAGGATTATGTATATCCCGAGCATCAGCTTTCGGAAGTAAAATCGGAATTAAATTAAATTCCCAAATCGCAGTAAAAATAAAGGCTAAAACAAATAAAAGTATTTTTTGCAGCCATCTTTGATAAAGTTTAGCAACCCATCGATATATCTTGTTTTTCGCTATAGAATCATATTTTGGCAATTGCATTCCTGTTTTTCCCACTACATGCGATCGTATATAAAATACTTTGAAACGCTCTCTTATGCCATACCCCGTATTCTGCTGCTACGGATTGGGAGGTGGAAGAGGGGGAAGAGGAGCCACTTGCGTGCGGAGGCAAAGTGGCGCTTGCCTAGTCTGATTTATCAGACTTAGTTTTTGAGCCTGGGAATTTATTCCAAGGCGGTTTTCAGCGCTAATTAAGAATGCTGCTGCTCAGTTACCTATCAAAATTCCTTTTTTCTACCCCCTCACCAAGCAATTTTTTAAATTTCCATGGGAGTCGCCTTAAACCAATTATGCAGTCCACTGTTTGTAACAATTGTTAAACTCCAAACCGCATAACTCTGCAAACACTTCACCTATAGAATAGATAAGCGACTCTTGCATTCAATTAATTTCTAGTTTGACTGGTTTTTAGCGTAAATTGTCAATGATTAAATAATGAAAATTTTATTAATTGAACCAGAATTATCCGAA comes from Rivularia sp. PCC 7116 and encodes:
- a CDS encoding CHAT domain-containing protein — encoded protein: MQLPKYDSIAKNKIYRWVAKLYQRWLQKILLFVLAFIFTAIWEFNLIPILLPKADARDIHNPVRLSENNIKPQSLLEKAKRLYDEEKYLEAISVLKRAAENFKIQNNSLQQSLALSNIASTYRQLGKYDMALKYITQSREILEIQATRKDDSQRLKIFAQVLDIQANLQLTLGKATLAVENWKQAAAIYQQQNLQPEKIRSLINQNIALQALGRYRLASKILRGLLPDVNKQPASILKVTALRSFGDVQLYLGEIDASLNTLQQSYNIAVTIKSAPQIAETLLSLGNAQFAKANQLRSPSQNAILFEKTAPLVYVSKPILPEVIKLYQQAAKIYERATAVSTSPTIQAKAQLNLVNVLIELKEFDRAGKLASQLESIINQLPVSKTSVKAKIKLGKNLFFLKQASAGNAPEWENIAQILATAIKQAEVLEDTRLQAYAIGTLGSIYLQTNHLADAQQLTNKAIDLALRIEAKDIAYLWQWQLGYIYKIQKNIPQAIDSYSQAVDNLNNLRGDLLVLNPDIQFSFRDNVEPAYRQLVDLLLQPTNSQITQSKSQNSISYNSINKARHVIEALQLREIEDYFQEVCLKAKPQIVDRVVDKLDATAAVIYPVILQNRLEIILKLPNKNKLNNYTTLVKAEELENTIEQLQYSLRQPEQINKVKELSGKLYKWLIKPLEADLQANNIQTLVFVLDGNLRNIPMAVLYDNQTQETEPKYLIEKYAIALTPGLQMLEAKPLEKVELNMLMAGVSEKRLIGNRQFSPLQNIRMELEKIQSQIPSSKKLLNQSFTENNLEKQIDSAKYTIVHIATHGNFSSNSDETYILTWNKLLKVKDFDKLFQVNTNADAQNIELLVLSACDTANGDKRASLGLSGIAVRAGTRSTLATLWAVEDESTALLMNQFYQELQQNKLNKAKALQQAQIKILRNNELPLIWAPYVLIGNWL
- a CDS encoding DUF1822 family protein, whose translation is MPNSTYSQDLRFFLPETVWLETEHFAFAKEISSTQGINHNDSWQTYLNALAIITFEEWLKERLPNKVISRDTDVIATAGNLKVDEFKFCAIATEHVLDEIVRIPQEVIANPELAAHFYVLIEVSEEEEEVVIRGFVTHKQLTEIKSNLRLSADEGCYHIPLSLFDMEPSHLLFYQRYVQASEFAVPVVGNKVTQISENISELVSITTTRLSQWLQGVIDEGWQAIDSLSQPQLSLAFSTRNIDKSVKKAKIIDLGIDLGNKKVALLVHISPENSINNQASESSQDKIHVLAQLYPMNGEKFLPQNTKLQLISKAGKVLQEVTSRIQDNYIQLKPFRGEAGKKFSIQISLEDVIVKENFEL